The Coffea arabica cultivar ET-39 chromosome 3c, Coffea Arabica ET-39 HiFi, whole genome shotgun sequence genome contains a region encoding:
- the LOC140037774 gene encoding UPF0481 protein At3g47200-like, giving the protein MSEDISDEISIRIDERRSDLSDASEKPSIFKIHGQLRSENEEAYEPKVVSIGPYHHGKRKLKEMEKHKLRYLTCAGGESAEEYNIALANLQDQARRCYAEEISLSEDDFVDMLCLDGCFVIEFLRKNKTPESHTKNDPIFQMDWLQAATENDLILFENQLPFFVLRKLFDMTKSPGEEENLIDLAIDLPLWLNLPDPGLNSHSMIFKHYKPVHLLGLKHKILSASFSDETLDSTTNSNGTDSKLFLNQLVSSDKVESSSRRQRIYMSNPTETSRCISDYITFMDFLIDSPSDVETLRSHDIIVNGLGSDEALSTMFNKLSKYVYLGGRFCYTEIFDDVDKYSRKRWHIWRAYLVRKYFNNPWSFIAVLAACALLLLAIVQAIFSILQYTKQK; this is encoded by the exons ATGTCCGAAGACATATCTGACGAAATCTCCATTCGCATTGATGAAAGGCGTTCTGACCTATCGGATGCATCGGAGAAGCCATCGATCTTCAAAATCCATGGTCAACTACGAAGTGAAAATGAAGAGGCATACGAACCAAAAGTGGTTTCCATCGGACCTTATCACCACGGTAAGCGTAAACTGAAAGAGATGGAGAAGCATAAGCTAAGGTACTTGACGTGCGCAGG AGGTGAGAGTGCTGAGGAATACAACATAGCTTTGGCTAATCTTCAAGATCAAGCTCGAAGGTGTTACGCAGAAGAAATCAGTCTTAGTGAAGATGATTTTGTTGACATGCTATGCCTTGATGGCTGCTTTGTCATCGAGTTcttgaggaaaaataaaacaCCAGAATCGCACACGAAGAATGATCCCATTTTTCAGATGGATTGGCTACAAGCAGCCACTGAGAATGACCTTATATTATTTGAGAATCAGTTGCCCTTTTTTGTCCTGCGGAAACTGTTTGACATGACCAAGTCGCCAGGAGAAGAAGAGAACCTTATTGACCTAGCTATTGATCTCCCTCTGTGGTTGAACTTGCCCGATCCAGGTCTAAATTCTCATTCTATGATCTTCAAACATTATAAGCCGGTTCATCTTCTTGGCCTCAAGCATAAAATTCTGTCTGCCTCATTTTCTGATGAAACACTTGATTCAACCACGAATTCCAATGGTACGGACTCAAAGCTGTTCCTAAATCAGCTGGTGAGCTCCGACAAAGTGGAATCAAGTTCGAGAAGGCAGAGGATT TATATGTCTAATCCAACTGAGACATCGAGGTGCATAAGTGATTACATAACCTTCATGGATTTTCTCATAGATTCCCCATCCGATGTTGAAACGCTTCGCAGCCATGATATCATCGTGAATGGGTTAGGTAGTGATGAAGCACTCTCTACAATGTTTAACAAGCTAAGCAAATATGTTTATCTTGGCGGGAGATTCTGTTACACCGAAATTTTTGATGATGTGGACAAGTACTCTCGCAAGCGCTGGCATATTTGGAGGGCTTACCTAGTGAGGAAATATTTTAATAACCCGTGGTCTTTCATTGCGGTTCTGGCTGCATGTGCCTTGCTTCTCCTAGCAATTGTGCAGGCcatattttccatcctacaatatACGAAACAGAAGTAA
- the LOC113735429 gene encoding UPF0481 protein At3g47200-like, translated as MSRIEQELSDLFDTSEKPSIFKIHGQLRSENEEAYEPQVVSIGPYHHGKPKLEEMEEHKERYFNELLRRRGERAEEYIIALADLQDQARRCYAGKINLTNDDFVKMLCLDGCFVIEFLRKCGYPGPHWQNDPIFQMLWLFSATKNDLILFENQLPFFVLLQLFDMTKSPGEENLIDLAIHLPLLGNFPHPGLNSHSTIREYYKAVHLLGLMHKILSASFSETLPSTMNSNRTDSNLFIKSAGELLQSGIKFKKAEDSKSLFHITFENDVLEIPPLVVEDHTESVFRNLIAYEEYMSNPTETWRCITDYIIFIDFLIDSPSDVEALRRQHIIMKGLRNDEALSTMFNKLSKHVHIGGRFCYTKIFDEVDKYSSKRENIWRAELQRRYFKSPSSSISFATTIFLVFLAIVQTTVFILQYSST; from the coding sequence ATGTCTAGAATTGAGCAAGAGCTTTCTGACCTATTTGATACATCGGAGAAGCCATCGATCTTCAAAATCCATGGTCAACTACGAAGTGAAAATGAAGAGGCATACGAGCCACAAGTGGTTTCCATCGGACCTTATCACCATGGTAAGCCTAAACTGGAAGAGATGGAGGAGCATAAGGAAAGGTACTTCAATGAGCTTCTTCGTCGTAGAGGTGAGAGAGCTGAGGAATACATCATAGCTTTGGCTGATCTTCAAGATCAAGCTCGAAGGTGTTACGCAGGAAAAATCAATCTTACTAATGATGATTTTGTTAAAATGCTATGCCTTGATGGCTGCTTTGTCATCGAGTTCTTGAGGAAATGTGGATATCCAGGACCACACTGGCAGAATGACCCCATTTTTCAGATGCTTTGGCTATTCTCAGCCACTAAGAATGACCTTATATTATTTGAGAATCAGTTGCCCTTTTTTGTCCTGCTTCAGCTGTTTGACATGACCAAGTCGCCCGGAGAAGAAAACCTTATTGACCTAGCTATTCATCTCCCTCTGCTCGGGAACTTTCCCCATCCAGGTCTAAATTCTCATTCTACAATCCGCGAATATTATAAGGCGGTTCATCTGCTTGGCCTCATGCACAAAATTCTGTCTGCCTCATTTTCTGAAACACTTCCTTCAACCATGAATTCCAATCGTACGGACTCAAATCTGTTCATAAAATCAGCTGGTGAGCTCCTACAAAGTGGAATCAAGTTCAAGAAGGCAGAGGATAGTAAATCCTTGTTCCATATCACTTTCGAAAATGATGTACTTGAAATCCCTCCTTTAGTTGTGGAAGATCATACAGAATCCGTCTTCAGAAATTTGATTGCATATGAAGAGTACATGTCTAATCCAACTGAGACATGGAGGTGTATAACTGATTACATAATCTTCATAGATTTTCTCATAGATTCCCCATCCGATGTTGAAGCGCTTCGCAGACAGCATATCATCATGAAGGGGTTGCGTAATGATGAAGCACTCTCTACAATGTTTAACAAGCTAAGCAAACATGTTCATATTGGCGGGAGATTCTGttacaccaaaatttttgaTGAAGTGGACAAGTACTCTAGCAAGCGCGAGAATATTTGGAGGGCGGAGCTACAGAGGAGATATTTTAAAAGCCCGTCGTCTTCCATTTCATTTGCGACTACAATTTTCCTGGTTTTCCTAGCAATTGTGCAGACCACAGTTTTCATCCTACAGTATTCTTCGACTTAA
- the LOC113736241 gene encoding UPF0481 protein At3g47200-like, with amino-acid sequence MSRTDQNLSDLLDTSEKPSIFKVHGQLRSANEEAYEPRVVSIGPYHRGKPKLKEMEKHKRRYFNELLRRTGESAEEYIIALADLQDQARRCYAEEINLSEDDFVYMLCLDGCFVIEFLRKRTSRGSHWQNDPIFQMLWLSPATNNDLMLFENQLPFFVLQKLFDMTKSSRSEEENLIDLAIALHVFWNMPNPGLNSHSPIFEQYKPVHLLGLMHKILSASFSETLSSTTNSNRTGSNLFIKSAGELRQSGIKFKKAEDSESLFHITFENGVLKIPPLVVHDYTESFFRNLIAYEEYTSIPSKTWRCITDYIIFIDCLIDSASDVETLRRHDIIENWLGSDEAASTMFNKLCNHVHVGGRFCYIKIFDDVDKYTRKRWHIWRANLVRKYFNTPWAFISFLAACALLFLTSVQAIFSILQYTK; translated from the coding sequence ATGTCTAGAACTGATCAAAATCTTTCTGACCTATTGGATACATCGGAGAAGCCATCGATCTTCAAAGTCCATGGTCAACTACGAAGTGCAAATGAAGAGGCATACGAGCCACGAGTGGTTTCCATCGGACCTTATCACCGCGGTAAGCCTAAACTGAAAGAGATGGAGAAGCATAAGCGAAGGTACTTCAATGAGCTTCTTCGTCGTACAGGTGAGAGTGCTGAGGAATACATCATAGCTTTGGCTGATCTTCAAGATCAAGCTCGAAGGTGTTACGCAGAAGAAATCAATCTTAGTGAAGATGATTTTGTTTACATGCTATGCCTTGATGGCTGCTTTGTCATCGAGTTCTTGAGGAAAAGGACAAGTCGAGGATCACACTGGCAGAATGACCCCATTTTTCAGATGCTTTGGCTATCCCCAGCCACTAATAATGACCTTATGTTATTTGAGAATCAGTTGCCCTTTTTTGTCCTGCAGAAACTGTTCGATATGACCAAGTCATCACGAAGCGAAGAAGAGAACCTTATTGACCTAGCTATTGCTCTCCATGTGTTTTGGAACATGCCTAATCCAGGTCTAAATTCTCATTCTCCAATCTTTGAACAATATAAGCCGGTTCATCTGCTTGGCCTCATGCACAAAATTCTGTCTGCCTCATTTTCTGAAACACTTTCCTCAACCACGAATTCCAATCGTACGGGCTCAAATCTGTTCATAAAATCAGCTGGTGAGCTCCGACAAAGTGGAATCAAGTTCAAGAAGGCAGAGGATAGTGAATCCTTGTTCCATATCACTTTCGAAAATGGTGTACTTAAAATCCCTCCTTTAGTTGTGCATGATTATACAGAATCCTTCTTCAGAAACTTGATTGCATATGAAGAGTATACGTCTATTCCATCTAAGACATGGAGGTGTATAACTGATTACATAATCTTCATAGATTGTCTCATAGATTCCGCATCCGATGTTGAAACGCTTCGCAGACATGATATCATCGAGAATTGGTTAGGTAGTGATGAAGCAGCCTCTACAATGTTTAACAAGCTATGCAACCATGTTCATGTTGGCGGGAGATTCTGttacatcaaaatttttgatgATGTGGACAAGTACACTCGCAAGCGCTGGCATATTTGGAGGGCGAACCTAGTGAGGAAATATTTTAATACCCCGTGGGCTTTCATTTCGTTTCTGGCTGCATGTGCCTTGCTTTTCCTAACAAGTGTGCAGGCcatattttccatcctacagtATACGAAATAG
- the LOC140037775 gene encoding uncharacterized protein, producing the protein MTGYGGTTVRHEIVAIGPHHHGKSKLPNVEEHRLMYLQELLLQRGESSVERYIVASSQLEERTRRCYAEEISLGIHLLDLMRKSWCYSFPEIKDFYDNPQFEFIKPTLELQLRVIKFEKAEKGVSWLHITFKNGVIKITPFPVGDVTETFFRNLMAYEEYMLTVYEDYRCVTDHVTFMDFLIDA; encoded by the exons ATGACAGGCTACGGAGGCACAACCGTCAGGCATGAAATTGTTGCTATTGGACCTCATCACCATGGTAAAAGTAAATTACCAAATGTGGAAGAGCATAGGCTGATGTATTTGCAAGAGCTTCTTCTTCAAAGAGGCGAGTCAAGTGTGGAAAGATACATTGTAGCCTCGTCACAGCTTGAAGAGCGCACTCGAAGGTGTTATGCAGAAGAAATCAGTCTAG GCATTCATCTTCTTGATCTCATGCGCAAAAGCTGGTGTTATTCATTTCCTGAAATCAAGGATTTCTATGATAATCCCCAATTTGAGTTCATAAAACCCACCTTGGAGCTACAACTAAGAGTAATTAAGTTTGAGAAGGCTGAGAAAGGTGTATCATGGCTCCACATTACGTTCAAAAATGGGGTAATAAAAATCACTCCTTTTCCTGTAGGAGATGTTACAGAAACTTTCTTCAGAAATTTAATGGCATATGAAGAATACATGCTTACCGTCTATGAGGATTACAGATGTGTGACTGATCATGTAACATTCATGGACTTCCTAATTGATGCTTAA
- the LOC113736242 gene encoding probable folate-biopterin transporter 9, chloroplastic isoform X2, translating to MGYCLMLCILGGLVEYLMYPLEVTVLPHTIFVFLQVLSWGSLALIPVASEALSILLACVLLSNLGASIAEVAKDALVAEYGQKNKMPGLQSYAFMALAAGGILGNLLGGYFLLQTQQPKSMFLSFSVLLAFQLTITLGMKEDSLGLPQTSSHSLVRKSISESIRKQYFDLLVAAREESISRPLIWIVASTATVPILSGSIFCYQTQCLNLDPSVIGMSKVIGQLMLLVMTVSYDRLWKHVPMRKLVGIVQILYASSVLLDLILVTQVNLWWGIPNEAFVFCFSGVAETLAQFKLLPFHVLFASLAPPGCEGSLMSFLASALCLSSIASGFFGVGFASVIGITSNDYTSLPTGIVMQFLAALLPLLWINRVPATHPSAEKESKKGRSRRTRRTRRVGRVGFGSIYSYRREREPDFLR from the exons ATGGGGTATTGTCTGATGCTCTGTATATTGGGCGGGCTCGTAGAATACCTTATGTATCCATTGGAGGTAACTGTGCTTCCCCATACCATTTTTG TCTTTCTTCAGGTTCTGTCTTGGGGATCATTGGCATTAATTCCAGTTGCAAGTGAAGCTCTTTCAATTCTTCTTGCATGTGTTCTGCTCAGTAATCTTGGGGCATCTATTGCAGAAGTTGCAAAGGATGCTCTTGTTGCAGAGTACGGTCAAAAAAACAAGATGCCTGGTCTGCAATCATATGCATTCATGGCCTTAGCAGCTGGTGGGATTCTAGGGAACTTGTTAGGTGGTTATTTCTTACTACAAACTCAGCAACCCAAGTCCATGTTCCTATCATTTTCTGTTTTACTGGCTTTTCAACTTACCATAACTCTGGGAATGAAAGAGGATTCTCTTGGTTTACCTCAAACATCAAGTCACTCTTTGGTGAGGAAATCAATCTCAGAAAGTATTAGAAAACAGTACTTTGATCTTCTGGTTGCGGCAAGGGAGGAGAGTATCTCTCGTCCTCTCATCTGGATTGTTGCTTCCACTGCAACTGTTCCAATCTTGTCAGGCTCCATATTTTGCTATCAGACGCAATGCCTAAATCTCGATCCATCAGTTATAGGGATGTCAAAGGTGATTGGCCAGTTAATGCTTCTTGTGATGACTGTATCGTATGATCGACTTTGGAAACATGTTCCCATGAGAAAACTAGTTGGCATTGTGCAGATTTTGTATGCTTCCTCTGTTCTTCTTGATCTTATACTTGTGACACAGGTGAATCTTTGGTGGGGGATTCCTAATGAGGCTTTTGTTTTTTGCTTTTCTGGAGTAGCAGAAACTCTAGCACAATTTAAGCTCTTGCCTTTCCATGTGCTTTTTGCAAGTTTAGCTCCACCTGGCTGTGAAGGATCTTTAATGTCTTTTCTGGCTTCGGCTTTGTGCTTGTCGTCAATAGCTAGTGGTTTCTTTGGTGTTGGATTTGCCTCTGTTATTGGCATCACATCTAATGATTACACAAGTTTACCTACCGGGATTGTCATGCAGTTTCTTGCAGCATTACTGCCATTGCTCTGGATTAATCGTGTGCCTGCAACACATCCTTCAGCTGAAAAGGAAAGCAAGAAAGGTAGGAGTAGGAGGACCCGGAGAACTAGAAGGGTGGGGAGAGTTGGATTTGGTTCAATATACTCTTATAGACGTGAAAGAGAACCTGACTTTCTGAGGTGA
- the LOC113736242 gene encoding probable folate-biopterin transporter 8, chloroplastic isoform X1, with protein MLSTLVFSGKPVCSRIQNPRKDQSRYHSITKIQSCQQQNPNTENSVSKFWTGPRPKPHLINPLITTTEQNPVDEAAKNGAFEGTNGSLQKGFQQMLALCGFGYWVNGFRCFPWLGLNFHMASNLCMQPSNLQMVQNFGSLPMVAKPLYGVLSDALYIGRARRIPYVSIGVFLQVLSWGSLALIPVASEALSILLACVLLSNLGASIAEVAKDALVAEYGQKNKMPGLQSYAFMALAAGGILGNLLGGYFLLQTQQPKSMFLSFSVLLAFQLTITLGMKEDSLGLPQTSSHSLVRKSISESIRKQYFDLLVAAREESISRPLIWIVASTATVPILSGSIFCYQTQCLNLDPSVIGMSKVIGQLMLLVMTVSYDRLWKHVPMRKLVGIVQILYASSVLLDLILVTQVNLWWGIPNEAFVFCFSGVAETLAQFKLLPFHVLFASLAPPGCEGSLMSFLASALCLSSIASGFFGVGFASVIGITSNDYTSLPTGIVMQFLAALLPLLWINRVPATHPSAEKESKKGRSRRTRRTRRVGRVGFGSIYSYRREREPDFLR; from the exons ATGCTTTCTACATTGGTTTTCAGTGGAAAACCAGTATGTTCAAGAATCCAGAATCCCAGAAAAGATCAATCTCGCTATCATTCAATCACCAAAATCCAGTCTTGTCAACAGCAAAATCCCAATACCGAGAATTCTGTCAGCAAGTTTTGGACAGGGCCTAGGCCTAAACCCCACCTCATAAACCCTTTGATAACAACTACTGAACAGAACCCTGTTGATGAAGCCGCTAAAAATGGAGCCTTTGAGGGAACAAATGGTTCTCTGCAAAAGGGTTTTCAGCAGATGTTGGCTTTGTGTGGattcggatactgggtgaatGGCTTCAGGTGCTTTCCTTGGTTGGGACTCAACTTTCATATGGCTAGTAATCTTTGTATGCAGCCTTCAAATCTGCAGATGGTACAGAATTTTGGTAGTCTTCCAATGGTGGCCAAGCCTCTGTATGGGGTATTGTCTGATGCTCTGTATATTGGGCGGGCTCGTAGAATACCTTATGTATCCATTGGAG TCTTTCTTCAGGTTCTGTCTTGGGGATCATTGGCATTAATTCCAGTTGCAAGTGAAGCTCTTTCAATTCTTCTTGCATGTGTTCTGCTCAGTAATCTTGGGGCATCTATTGCAGAAGTTGCAAAGGATGCTCTTGTTGCAGAGTACGGTCAAAAAAACAAGATGCCTGGTCTGCAATCATATGCATTCATGGCCTTAGCAGCTGGTGGGATTCTAGGGAACTTGTTAGGTGGTTATTTCTTACTACAAACTCAGCAACCCAAGTCCATGTTCCTATCATTTTCTGTTTTACTGGCTTTTCAACTTACCATAACTCTGGGAATGAAAGAGGATTCTCTTGGTTTACCTCAAACATCAAGTCACTCTTTGGTGAGGAAATCAATCTCAGAAAGTATTAGAAAACAGTACTTTGATCTTCTGGTTGCGGCAAGGGAGGAGAGTATCTCTCGTCCTCTCATCTGGATTGTTGCTTCCACTGCAACTGTTCCAATCTTGTCAGGCTCCATATTTTGCTATCAGACGCAATGCCTAAATCTCGATCCATCAGTTATAGGGATGTCAAAGGTGATTGGCCAGTTAATGCTTCTTGTGATGACTGTATCGTATGATCGACTTTGGAAACATGTTCCCATGAGAAAACTAGTTGGCATTGTGCAGATTTTGTATGCTTCCTCTGTTCTTCTTGATCTTATACTTGTGACACAGGTGAATCTTTGGTGGGGGATTCCTAATGAGGCTTTTGTTTTTTGCTTTTCTGGAGTAGCAGAAACTCTAGCACAATTTAAGCTCTTGCCTTTCCATGTGCTTTTTGCAAGTTTAGCTCCACCTGGCTGTGAAGGATCTTTAATGTCTTTTCTGGCTTCGGCTTTGTGCTTGTCGTCAATAGCTAGTGGTTTCTTTGGTGTTGGATTTGCCTCTGTTATTGGCATCACATCTAATGATTACACAAGTTTACCTACCGGGATTGTCATGCAGTTTCTTGCAGCATTACTGCCATTGCTCTGGATTAATCGTGTGCCTGCAACACATCCTTCAGCTGAAAAGGAAAGCAAGAAAGGTAGGAGTAGGAGGACCCGGAGAACTAGAAGGGTGGGGAGAGTTGGATTTGGTTCAATATACTCTTATAGACGTGAAAGAGAACCTGACTTTCTGAGGTGA
- the LOC113736242 gene encoding probable folate-biopterin transporter 9, chloroplastic isoform X3 has translation MGYCLMLCILGGLVEYLMYPLEVLSWGSLALIPVASEALSILLACVLLSNLGASIAEVAKDALVAEYGQKNKMPGLQSYAFMALAAGGILGNLLGGYFLLQTQQPKSMFLSFSVLLAFQLTITLGMKEDSLGLPQTSSHSLVRKSISESIRKQYFDLLVAAREESISRPLIWIVASTATVPILSGSIFCYQTQCLNLDPSVIGMSKVIGQLMLLVMTVSYDRLWKHVPMRKLVGIVQILYASSVLLDLILVTQVNLWWGIPNEAFVFCFSGVAETLAQFKLLPFHVLFASLAPPGCEGSLMSFLASALCLSSIASGFFGVGFASVIGITSNDYTSLPTGIVMQFLAALLPLLWINRVPATHPSAEKESKKGRSRRTRRTRRVGRVGFGSIYSYRREREPDFLR, from the exons ATGGGGTATTGTCTGATGCTCTGTATATTGGGCGGGCTCGTAGAATACCTTATGTATCCATTGGAG GTTCTGTCTTGGGGATCATTGGCATTAATTCCAGTTGCAAGTGAAGCTCTTTCAATTCTTCTTGCATGTGTTCTGCTCAGTAATCTTGGGGCATCTATTGCAGAAGTTGCAAAGGATGCTCTTGTTGCAGAGTACGGTCAAAAAAACAAGATGCCTGGTCTGCAATCATATGCATTCATGGCCTTAGCAGCTGGTGGGATTCTAGGGAACTTGTTAGGTGGTTATTTCTTACTACAAACTCAGCAACCCAAGTCCATGTTCCTATCATTTTCTGTTTTACTGGCTTTTCAACTTACCATAACTCTGGGAATGAAAGAGGATTCTCTTGGTTTACCTCAAACATCAAGTCACTCTTTGGTGAGGAAATCAATCTCAGAAAGTATTAGAAAACAGTACTTTGATCTTCTGGTTGCGGCAAGGGAGGAGAGTATCTCTCGTCCTCTCATCTGGATTGTTGCTTCCACTGCAACTGTTCCAATCTTGTCAGGCTCCATATTTTGCTATCAGACGCAATGCCTAAATCTCGATCCATCAGTTATAGGGATGTCAAAGGTGATTGGCCAGTTAATGCTTCTTGTGATGACTGTATCGTATGATCGACTTTGGAAACATGTTCCCATGAGAAAACTAGTTGGCATTGTGCAGATTTTGTATGCTTCCTCTGTTCTTCTTGATCTTATACTTGTGACACAGGTGAATCTTTGGTGGGGGATTCCTAATGAGGCTTTTGTTTTTTGCTTTTCTGGAGTAGCAGAAACTCTAGCACAATTTAAGCTCTTGCCTTTCCATGTGCTTTTTGCAAGTTTAGCTCCACCTGGCTGTGAAGGATCTTTAATGTCTTTTCTGGCTTCGGCTTTGTGCTTGTCGTCAATAGCTAGTGGTTTCTTTGGTGTTGGATTTGCCTCTGTTATTGGCATCACATCTAATGATTACACAAGTTTACCTACCGGGATTGTCATGCAGTTTCTTGCAGCATTACTGCCATTGCTCTGGATTAATCGTGTGCCTGCAACACATCCTTCAGCTGAAAAGGAAAGCAAGAAAGGTAGGAGTAGGAGGACCCGGAGAACTAGAAGGGTGGGGAGAGTTGGATTTGGTTCAATATACTCTTATAGACGTGAAAGAGAACCTGACTTTCTGAGGTGA